From the Homo sapiens chromosome 1, GRCh38.p14 Primary Assembly genome, one window contains:
- the CA14 gene encoding carbonic anhydrase 14 isoform X2 yields the protein MLFSALLLEVIWILAADGGQHWTYEGEQISRPPDNPFTLGPPHLAGRHTVRPHGYDQPGTEPLDLHNNGHTVQLSLPSTLYLGGLPRKYVAAQLHLHWGQKGSPGGSEHQINSEATFAELHIVHYDSDSYDSLSEAAERPQGLAVLGILIEVGETKNIAYEHILSHLHEVRHKDQKTSVPPFNLRELLPKQLGQYFRYNGSLTTPPCYQSVLWTVFYRRSQISMEQLEKLQGTLFSTEEEPSKLLVQNYRALQPLNQRMVFASFIQAGSSYTTGEMLSLGVGILVGCLCLLLAVYFIARKIRKKRLENRKSVVFTSAQATTEA from the exons ATGTTGTTCTCCGCCCTCCTGCTGGAGGTGATTTGGATCCTGGCTGCAGATGGGG GTCAACACTGGACGTATGAGGGTGAGCAGATCTCAAGGCCTCCCGACAACCCTTTCACACTGGGACCTCCTCACCTGGCAGGAAGACACACTGTGCGG CCCCACGGATATGACCAGCCTGGCACCGAGCCTTTGGACCTGCACAACAATGGCCACACAG TGCAACTCTCTCTGCCCTCTACCCTGTATCTGGGTGGACTTCCCCGAAAATATGTAGCTGCCCAGCTCCACCTGCACTGGGGTCAGAAAGGATCCCCAGGGGGGTCAGAACACCAGATCAACAGTGAAGCCACATTTGCAGAG cTCCACATTGTACATTATGACTCTGATTCCTATGACAGCTTGAGTGAGGCTGCTGAGAGGCCTCAGGGCCTGGCTGTCCTGGGCATCCTAATTGAG gTGGGTGAGACTAAGAATATAGCTTATGAACACATTCTGAGTCACTTGCATGAAGTCAGGCATAAAG ATCAGAAGACCTCAGTGCCTCCCTTCAACCTAAGAGAGCTGCTCCCCAAACAGCTGGGGCAGTACTTCCGCTACAATGGCTCGCTCACAACTCCCCCTTGCTACCAGAGTGTGCTCTGGACAGTTTTTTATAGAAGGTCCCAGATTTCAATGGAACAG CTGGAAAAGCTTCAGGGGACATTGTTCTCCACAGAAGAGGAGCCCTCTAAGCTTCTGGTACAGAACTACCGAGCCCTTCAGCCTCTCAATCAGCGCATGGTCTTTGCTTCTTTCATCCAAG CAGGATCCTCGTATACCACAG GTGAAATGCTGAGTCTAGGTGTAGGAATCTTGGTTGGCTGTCTCTGCCTTCTCCTGGCTGTTTATTTCATTGCTAGAAAGATTCG GAAGAAGAGGCTGGAAAACCGAAAGAGTGTGGTCTTCACCTCAGCACAAGCCACGACTGAGGCATAA
- the CA14 gene encoding carbonic anhydrase 14 precursor, with translation MLFSALLLEVIWILAADGGQHWTYEGPHGQDHWPASYPECGNNAQSPIDIQTDSVTFDPDLPALQPHGYDQPGTEPLDLHNNGHTVQLSLPSTLYLGGLPRKYVAAQLHLHWGQKGSPGGSEHQINSEATFAELHIVHYDSDSYDSLSEAAERPQGLAVLGILIEVGETKNIAYEHILSHLHEVRHKDQKTSVPPFNLRELLPKQLGQYFRYNGSLTTPPCYQSVLWTVFYRRSQISMEQLEKLQGTLFSTEEEPSKLLVQNYRALQPLNQRMVFASFIQAGSSYTTGEMLSLGVGILVGCLCLLLAVYFIARKIRKKRLENRKSVVFTSAQATTEA, from the exons ATGTTGTTCTCCGCCCTCCTGCTGGAGGTGATTTGGATCCTGGCTGCAGATGGGG GTCAACACTGGACGTATGAGG GCCCACATGGTCAGGACCATTGGCCAGCCTCTTACCCTGAGTGTGGAAACAATGCCCAGTCGCCCATCGATATTCAGACAGACAGTGTGACATTTGACCCTGATTTGCCTGCTCTGCAGCCCCACGGATATGACCAGCCTGGCACCGAGCCTTTGGACCTGCACAACAATGGCCACACAG TGCAACTCTCTCTGCCCTCTACCCTGTATCTGGGTGGACTTCCCCGAAAATATGTAGCTGCCCAGCTCCACCTGCACTGGGGTCAGAAAGGATCCCCAGGGGGGTCAGAACACCAGATCAACAGTGAAGCCACATTTGCAGAG cTCCACATTGTACATTATGACTCTGATTCCTATGACAGCTTGAGTGAGGCTGCTGAGAGGCCTCAGGGCCTGGCTGTCCTGGGCATCCTAATTGAG gTGGGTGAGACTAAGAATATAGCTTATGAACACATTCTGAGTCACTTGCATGAAGTCAGGCATAAAG ATCAGAAGACCTCAGTGCCTCCCTTCAACCTAAGAGAGCTGCTCCCCAAACAGCTGGGGCAGTACTTCCGCTACAATGGCTCGCTCACAACTCCCCCTTGCTACCAGAGTGTGCTCTGGACAGTTTTTTATAGAAGGTCCCAGATTTCAATGGAACAG CTGGAAAAGCTTCAGGGGACATTGTTCTCCACAGAAGAGGAGCCCTCTAAGCTTCTGGTACAGAACTACCGAGCCCTTCAGCCTCTCAATCAGCGCATGGTCTTTGCTTCTTTCATCCAAG CAGGATCCTCGTATACCACAG GTGAAATGCTGAGTCTAGGTGTAGGAATCTTGGTTGGCTGTCTCTGCCTTCTCCTGGCTGTTTATTTCATTGCTAGAAAGATTCG GAAGAAGAGGCTGGAAAACCGAAAGAGTGTGGTCTTCACCTCAGCACAAGCCACGACTGAGGCATAA
- the CA14 gene encoding carbonic anhydrase 14 isoform X3: protein MLFSALLLEVIWILAADGGQHWTYEGPHGQDHWPASYPECGNNAQSPIDIQTDSVTFDPDLPALQPHGYDQPGTEPLDLHNNGHTVQLSLPSTLYLGGLPRKYVAAQLHLHWGQKGSPGGSEHQINSEATFAELHIVHYDSDSYDSLSEAAERPQGLAVLGILIEVGETKNIAYEHILSHLHEVRHKDQKTSVPPFNLRELLPKQLGQYFRYNGSLTTPPCYQSVLWTVFYRRSQISMEQLEKLQGTLFSTEEEPSKLLVQNYRALQPLNQRMVFASFIQAGSSYTTGRRGWKTERVWSSPQHKPRLRHKFLLRYHGCG, encoded by the exons ATGTTGTTCTCCGCCCTCCTGCTGGAGGTGATTTGGATCCTGGCTGCAGATGGGG GTCAACACTGGACGTATGAGG GCCCACATGGTCAGGACCATTGGCCAGCCTCTTACCCTGAGTGTGGAAACAATGCCCAGTCGCCCATCGATATTCAGACAGACAGTGTGACATTTGACCCTGATTTGCCTGCTCTGCAGCCCCACGGATATGACCAGCCTGGCACCGAGCCTTTGGACCTGCACAACAATGGCCACACAG TGCAACTCTCTCTGCCCTCTACCCTGTATCTGGGTGGACTTCCCCGAAAATATGTAGCTGCCCAGCTCCACCTGCACTGGGGTCAGAAAGGATCCCCAGGGGGGTCAGAACACCAGATCAACAGTGAAGCCACATTTGCAGAG cTCCACATTGTACATTATGACTCTGATTCCTATGACAGCTTGAGTGAGGCTGCTGAGAGGCCTCAGGGCCTGGCTGTCCTGGGCATCCTAATTGAG gTGGGTGAGACTAAGAATATAGCTTATGAACACATTCTGAGTCACTTGCATGAAGTCAGGCATAAAG ATCAGAAGACCTCAGTGCCTCCCTTCAACCTAAGAGAGCTGCTCCCCAAACAGCTGGGGCAGTACTTCCGCTACAATGGCTCGCTCACAACTCCCCCTTGCTACCAGAGTGTGCTCTGGACAGTTTTTTATAGAAGGTCCCAGATTTCAATGGAACAG CTGGAAAAGCTTCAGGGGACATTGTTCTCCACAGAAGAGGAGCCCTCTAAGCTTCTGGTACAGAACTACCGAGCCCTTCAGCCTCTCAATCAGCGCATGGTCTTTGCTTCTTTCATCCAAG CAGGATCCTCGTATACCACAG GAAGAAGAGGCTGGAAAACCGAAAGAGTGTGGTCTTCACCTCAGCACAAGCCACGACTGAGGCATAAATTCCTTCTCAGATACCATGGATGTGGATGA
- the CA14 gene encoding carbonic anhydrase 14 isoform X1 encodes MLFSALLLEVIWILAADGGQHWTYEGPHGQDHWPASYPECGNNAQSPIDIQTDSVTFDPDLPALQPHGYDQPGTEPLDLHNNGHTVQLSLPSTLYLGGLPRKYVAAQLHLHWGQKGSPGGSEHQINSEATFAELHIVHYDSDSYDSLSEAAERPQGLAVLGILIEVGETKNIAYEHILSHLHEVRHKDQKTSVPPFNLRELLPKQLGQYFRYNGSLTTPPCYQSVLWTVFYRRSQISMEQLEKLQGTLFSTEEEPSKLLVQNYRALQPLNQRMVFASFIQGSSYTTGEMLSLGVGILVGCLCLLLAVYFIARKIRKKRLENRKSVVFTSAQATTEA; translated from the exons ATGTTGTTCTCCGCCCTCCTGCTGGAGGTGATTTGGATCCTGGCTGCAGATGGGG GTCAACACTGGACGTATGAGG GCCCACATGGTCAGGACCATTGGCCAGCCTCTTACCCTGAGTGTGGAAACAATGCCCAGTCGCCCATCGATATTCAGACAGACAGTGTGACATTTGACCCTGATTTGCCTGCTCTGCAGCCCCACGGATATGACCAGCCTGGCACCGAGCCTTTGGACCTGCACAACAATGGCCACACAG TGCAACTCTCTCTGCCCTCTACCCTGTATCTGGGTGGACTTCCCCGAAAATATGTAGCTGCCCAGCTCCACCTGCACTGGGGTCAGAAAGGATCCCCAGGGGGGTCAGAACACCAGATCAACAGTGAAGCCACATTTGCAGAG cTCCACATTGTACATTATGACTCTGATTCCTATGACAGCTTGAGTGAGGCTGCTGAGAGGCCTCAGGGCCTGGCTGTCCTGGGCATCCTAATTGAG gTGGGTGAGACTAAGAATATAGCTTATGAACACATTCTGAGTCACTTGCATGAAGTCAGGCATAAAG ATCAGAAGACCTCAGTGCCTCCCTTCAACCTAAGAGAGCTGCTCCCCAAACAGCTGGGGCAGTACTTCCGCTACAATGGCTCGCTCACAACTCCCCCTTGCTACCAGAGTGTGCTCTGGACAGTTTTTTATAGAAGGTCCCAGATTTCAATGGAACAG CTGGAAAAGCTTCAGGGGACATTGTTCTCCACAGAAGAGGAGCCCTCTAAGCTTCTGGTACAGAACTACCGAGCCCTTCAGCCTCTCAATCAGCGCATGGTCTTTGCTTCTTTCATCCAAG GATCCTCGTATACCACAG GTGAAATGCTGAGTCTAGGTGTAGGAATCTTGGTTGGCTGTCTCTGCCTTCTCCTGGCTGTTTATTTCATTGCTAGAAAGATTCG GAAGAAGAGGCTGGAAAACCGAAAGAGTGTGGTCTTCACCTCAGCACAAGCCACGACTGAGGCATAA
- the CA14 gene encoding carbonic anhydrase 14 isoform X6, which yields MLFSALLLEVIWILAADGGQHWTYEGPHGQDHWPASYPECGNNAQSPIDIQTDSVTFDPDLPALQPHGYDQPGTEPLDLHNNGHTVQLSLPSTLYLGGLPRKYVAAQLHLHWGQKGSPGGSEHQINSEATFAELHIVHYDSDSYDSLSEAAERPQGLAVLGILIELEKLQGTLFSTEEEPSKLLVQNYRALQPLNQRMVFASFIQAGSSYTTGEMLSLGVGILVGCLCLLLAVYFIARKIRKKRLENRKSVVFTSAQATTEA from the exons ATGTTGTTCTCCGCCCTCCTGCTGGAGGTGATTTGGATCCTGGCTGCAGATGGGG GTCAACACTGGACGTATGAGG GCCCACATGGTCAGGACCATTGGCCAGCCTCTTACCCTGAGTGTGGAAACAATGCCCAGTCGCCCATCGATATTCAGACAGACAGTGTGACATTTGACCCTGATTTGCCTGCTCTGCAGCCCCACGGATATGACCAGCCTGGCACCGAGCCTTTGGACCTGCACAACAATGGCCACACAG TGCAACTCTCTCTGCCCTCTACCCTGTATCTGGGTGGACTTCCCCGAAAATATGTAGCTGCCCAGCTCCACCTGCACTGGGGTCAGAAAGGATCCCCAGGGGGGTCAGAACACCAGATCAACAGTGAAGCCACATTTGCAGAG cTCCACATTGTACATTATGACTCTGATTCCTATGACAGCTTGAGTGAGGCTGCTGAGAGGCCTCAGGGCCTGGCTGTCCTGGGCATCCTAATTGAG CTGGAAAAGCTTCAGGGGACATTGTTCTCCACAGAAGAGGAGCCCTCTAAGCTTCTGGTACAGAACTACCGAGCCCTTCAGCCTCTCAATCAGCGCATGGTCTTTGCTTCTTTCATCCAAG CAGGATCCTCGTATACCACAG GTGAAATGCTGAGTCTAGGTGTAGGAATCTTGGTTGGCTGTCTCTGCCTTCTCCTGGCTGTTTATTTCATTGCTAGAAAGATTCG GAAGAAGAGGCTGGAAAACCGAAAGAGTGTGGTCTTCACCTCAGCACAAGCCACGACTGAGGCATAA
- the CA14 gene encoding carbonic anhydrase 14 isoform X4: MLFSALLLEVIWILAADGGQHWTYEGPHGQDHWPASYPECGNNAQSPIDIQTDSVTFDPDLPALQPHGYDQPGTEPLDLHNNGHTVQLSLPSTLYLGGLPRKYVAAQLHLHWGQKGSPGGSEHQINSEATFAELHIVHYDSDSYDSLSEAAERPQGLAVLGILIEVGETKNIAYEHILSHLHEVRHKDQKTSVPPFNLRELLPKQLGQYFRYNGSLTTPPCYQSVLWTVFYRRSQISMEQLEKLQGTLFSTEEEPSKLLVQNYRALQPLNQRMVFASFIQGSSYTTGRRGWKTERVWSSPQHKPRLRHKFLLRYHGCG, from the exons ATGTTGTTCTCCGCCCTCCTGCTGGAGGTGATTTGGATCCTGGCTGCAGATGGGG GTCAACACTGGACGTATGAGG GCCCACATGGTCAGGACCATTGGCCAGCCTCTTACCCTGAGTGTGGAAACAATGCCCAGTCGCCCATCGATATTCAGACAGACAGTGTGACATTTGACCCTGATTTGCCTGCTCTGCAGCCCCACGGATATGACCAGCCTGGCACCGAGCCTTTGGACCTGCACAACAATGGCCACACAG TGCAACTCTCTCTGCCCTCTACCCTGTATCTGGGTGGACTTCCCCGAAAATATGTAGCTGCCCAGCTCCACCTGCACTGGGGTCAGAAAGGATCCCCAGGGGGGTCAGAACACCAGATCAACAGTGAAGCCACATTTGCAGAG cTCCACATTGTACATTATGACTCTGATTCCTATGACAGCTTGAGTGAGGCTGCTGAGAGGCCTCAGGGCCTGGCTGTCCTGGGCATCCTAATTGAG gTGGGTGAGACTAAGAATATAGCTTATGAACACATTCTGAGTCACTTGCATGAAGTCAGGCATAAAG ATCAGAAGACCTCAGTGCCTCCCTTCAACCTAAGAGAGCTGCTCCCCAAACAGCTGGGGCAGTACTTCCGCTACAATGGCTCGCTCACAACTCCCCCTTGCTACCAGAGTGTGCTCTGGACAGTTTTTTATAGAAGGTCCCAGATTTCAATGGAACAG CTGGAAAAGCTTCAGGGGACATTGTTCTCCACAGAAGAGGAGCCCTCTAAGCTTCTGGTACAGAACTACCGAGCCCTTCAGCCTCTCAATCAGCGCATGGTCTTTGCTTCTTTCATCCAAG GATCCTCGTATACCACAG GAAGAAGAGGCTGGAAAACCGAAAGAGTGTGGTCTTCACCTCAGCACAAGCCACGACTGAGGCATAAATTCCTTCTCAGATACCATGGATGTGGATGA
- the CA14 gene encoding carbonic anhydrase 14 isoform X5 has translation MGVNTGRMRPHGYDQPGTEPLDLHNNGHTVQLSLPSTLYLGGLPRKYVAAQLHLHWGQKGSPGGSEHQINSEATFAELHIVHYDSDSYDSLSEAAERPQGLAVLGILIEVGETKNIAYEHILSHLHEVRHKDQKTSVPPFNLRELLPKQLGQYFRYNGSLTTPPCYQSVLWTVFYRRSQISMEQLEKLQGTLFSTEEEPSKLLVQNYRALQPLNQRMVFASFIQAGSSYTTGEMLSLGVGILVGCLCLLLAVYFIARKIRKKRLENRKSVVFTSAQATTEA, from the exons ATGGGG GTCAACACTGGACGTATGAGG CCCCACGGATATGACCAGCCTGGCACCGAGCCTTTGGACCTGCACAACAATGGCCACACAG TGCAACTCTCTCTGCCCTCTACCCTGTATCTGGGTGGACTTCCCCGAAAATATGTAGCTGCCCAGCTCCACCTGCACTGGGGTCAGAAAGGATCCCCAGGGGGGTCAGAACACCAGATCAACAGTGAAGCCACATTTGCAGAG cTCCACATTGTACATTATGACTCTGATTCCTATGACAGCTTGAGTGAGGCTGCTGAGAGGCCTCAGGGCCTGGCTGTCCTGGGCATCCTAATTGAG gTGGGTGAGACTAAGAATATAGCTTATGAACACATTCTGAGTCACTTGCATGAAGTCAGGCATAAAG ATCAGAAGACCTCAGTGCCTCCCTTCAACCTAAGAGAGCTGCTCCCCAAACAGCTGGGGCAGTACTTCCGCTACAATGGCTCGCTCACAACTCCCCCTTGCTACCAGAGTGTGCTCTGGACAGTTTTTTATAGAAGGTCCCAGATTTCAATGGAACAG CTGGAAAAGCTTCAGGGGACATTGTTCTCCACAGAAGAGGAGCCCTCTAAGCTTCTGGTACAGAACTACCGAGCCCTTCAGCCTCTCAATCAGCGCATGGTCTTTGCTTCTTTCATCCAAG CAGGATCCTCGTATACCACAG GTGAAATGCTGAGTCTAGGTGTAGGAATCTTGGTTGGCTGTCTCTGCCTTCTCCTGGCTGTTTATTTCATTGCTAGAAAGATTCG GAAGAAGAGGCTGGAAAACCGAAAGAGTGTGGTCTTCACCTCAGCACAAGCCACGACTGAGGCATAA
- the APH1A gene encoding gamma-secretase subunit APH-1A isoform 4 (isoform 4 is encoded by transcript variant 4) codes for MGAAVFFGCTFVAFGPAFALFLITVAGDPLRVIILVAGRCSALPTTSCLISGLSFGIISGVFSVINILADALGPGVVGIHGDSPYYFLTSAFLTAAIILLHTFWGVVFFDACERRRYWALGLVVGSHLLTSGLTFLNPWYEASLLPIYAVTVSMGLWAFITAGGSLRSIQRSLLCRRQEDSRVMVYSALRIPPED; via the exons ATGGGGGCTGCGGTGTTTTTCGGCTGCACTTTCGTCGCGTTCGGCCCGGCCTTCGCGCTTTTCTTGATCACTGTGGCTGGGGACCCGCTTCGCGTTATCATCCTGGTCGCAGG GAGGTGTTCCGCTTTGCCTACTACAAGCTGCTTAA TTTCTGGTCTCTCCTTCGGTATCATCAGTGGTGTCTTCTCTGTTATCAATATTTTGGCTGATGcacttgggccaggtgtggttggGATCCATGGAGACTCACCCTAttacttcctgacttcag CCTTTCTGACAGCAGCCATTATCCTGCTCCATACCTTTTGGGGAGTTGTGTTCTTTGATGCCTGTGAGAGGAGACGGTACTGGGCTTTGGGCCTGGTGGTTGGGAGTCACCTACTGACATCGGGACTG ACATTCCTGAACCCCTGGTATGAGGCCAGCCTGCTGCCCATCTATGCAGTCACTGTTTCCATGGGGCTCTGGGCCTTCATCACAGCTGGAGGGTCCCTCCGAAGTATTCAGCGCAGCCTCTTGT GCCGACGGCAGGAGGACAGTCGGGTGATGGTGTATTCTGCCCTGCGCATCCCACCCGAGGACTGA
- the APH1A gene encoding gamma-secretase subunit APH-1A isoform X1 gives MGAAVFFGCTFVAFGPAFALFLITVAGDPLRVIILVAGKADEGLASLSEDGRSPISIRQMAYVSGLSFGIISGVFSVINILADALGPGVVGIHGDSPYYFLTSAFLTAAIILLHTFWGVVFFDACERRRYWALGLVVGSHLLTSGLTFLNPWYEASLLPIYAVTVSMGLWAFITAGGSLRSIQRSLLCRRQEDSRVMVYSALRIPPED, from the exons ATGGGGGCTGCGGTGTTTTTCGGCTGCACTTTCGTCGCGTTCGGCCCGGCCTTCGCGCTTTTCTTGATCACTGTGGCTGGGGACCCGCTTCGCGTTATCATCCTGGTCGCAGG gaagGCAGATGAGGGGTTAGCATCGCTGAGTGAGGACGGAAGATCACCCATCTCCATCCGCCAGATGGCCTATG TTTCTGGTCTCTCCTTCGGTATCATCAGTGGTGTCTTCTCTGTTATCAATATTTTGGCTGATGcacttgggccaggtgtggttggGATCCATGGAGACTCACCCTAttacttcctgacttcag CCTTTCTGACAGCAGCCATTATCCTGCTCCATACCTTTTGGGGAGTTGTGTTCTTTGATGCCTGTGAGAGGAGACGGTACTGGGCTTTGGGCCTGGTGGTTGGGAGTCACCTACTGACATCGGGACTG ACATTCCTGAACCCCTGGTATGAGGCCAGCCTGCTGCCCATCTATGCAGTCACTGTTTCCATGGGGCTCTGGGCCTTCATCACAGCTGGAGGGTCCCTCCGAAGTATTCAGCGCAGCCTCTTGT GCCGACGGCAGGAGGACAGTCGGGTGATGGTGTATTCTGCCCTGCGCATCCCACCCGAGGACTGA
- the APH1A gene encoding gamma-secretase subunit APH-1A isoform 1 (isoform 1 is encoded by transcript variant 1), with protein MGAAVFFGCTFVAFGPAFALFLITVAGDPLRVIILVAGAFFWLVSLLLASVVWFILVHVTDRSDARLQYGLLIFGAAVSVLLQEVFRFAYYKLLKKADEGLASLSEDGRSPISIRQMAYVSGLSFGIISGVFSVINILADALGPGVVGIHGDSPYYFLTSAFLTAAIILLHTFWGVVFFDACERRRYWALGLVVGSHLLTSGLTFLNPWYEASLLPIYAVTVSMGLWAFITAGGSLRSIQRSLLCRRQEDSRVMVYSALRIPPED; from the exons ATGGGGGCTGCGGTGTTTTTCGGCTGCACTTTCGTCGCGTTCGGCCCGGCCTTCGCGCTTTTCTTGATCACTGTGGCTGGGGACCCGCTTCGCGTTATCATCCTGGTCGCAGG GGCATTTTTCTGGCTGGTCTCCCTGCTCCTGGCCTCTGTGGTCTGGTTCATCTTGGTCCATGTGACCGACCGGTCAGATGCCCGGCTCCAGTACGGCCTCCTGATTTTTGGTGCTGCTGTCTCTGTCCTTCTACAGGAGGTGTTCCGCTTTGCCTACTACAAGCTGCTTAA gaagGCAGATGAGGGGTTAGCATCGCTGAGTGAGGACGGAAGATCACCCATCTCCATCCGCCAGATGGCCTATG TTTCTGGTCTCTCCTTCGGTATCATCAGTGGTGTCTTCTCTGTTATCAATATTTTGGCTGATGcacttgggccaggtgtggttggGATCCATGGAGACTCACCCTAttacttcctgacttcag CCTTTCTGACAGCAGCCATTATCCTGCTCCATACCTTTTGGGGAGTTGTGTTCTTTGATGCCTGTGAGAGGAGACGGTACTGGGCTTTGGGCCTGGTGGTTGGGAGTCACCTACTGACATCGGGACTG ACATTCCTGAACCCCTGGTATGAGGCCAGCCTGCTGCCCATCTATGCAGTCACTGTTTCCATGGGGCTCTGGGCCTTCATCACAGCTGGAGGGTCCCTCCGAAGTATTCAGCGCAGCCTCTTGT GCCGACGGCAGGAGGACAGTCGGGTGATGGTGTATTCTGCCCTGCGCATCCCACCCGAGGACTGA
- the APH1A gene encoding gamma-secretase subunit APH-1A isoform 2 (isoform 2 is encoded by transcript variant 2) — protein MGAAVFFGCTFVAFGPAFALFLITVAGDPLRVIILVAGAFFWLVSLLLASVVWFILVHVTDRSDARLQYGLLIFGAAVSVLLQEVFRFAYYKLLKKADEGLASLSEDGRSPISIRQMAYVSGLSFGIISGVFSVINILADALGPGVVGIHGDSPYYFLTSAFLTAAIILLHTFWGVVFFDACERRRYWALGLVVGSHLLTSGLTFLNPWYEASLLPIYAVTVSMGLWAFITAGGSLRSIQRSLLCKD, from the exons ATGGGGGCTGCGGTGTTTTTCGGCTGCACTTTCGTCGCGTTCGGCCCGGCCTTCGCGCTTTTCTTGATCACTGTGGCTGGGGACCCGCTTCGCGTTATCATCCTGGTCGCAGG GGCATTTTTCTGGCTGGTCTCCCTGCTCCTGGCCTCTGTGGTCTGGTTCATCTTGGTCCATGTGACCGACCGGTCAGATGCCCGGCTCCAGTACGGCCTCCTGATTTTTGGTGCTGCTGTCTCTGTCCTTCTACAGGAGGTGTTCCGCTTTGCCTACTACAAGCTGCTTAA gaagGCAGATGAGGGGTTAGCATCGCTGAGTGAGGACGGAAGATCACCCATCTCCATCCGCCAGATGGCCTATG TTTCTGGTCTCTCCTTCGGTATCATCAGTGGTGTCTTCTCTGTTATCAATATTTTGGCTGATGcacttgggccaggtgtggttggGATCCATGGAGACTCACCCTAttacttcctgacttcag CCTTTCTGACAGCAGCCATTATCCTGCTCCATACCTTTTGGGGAGTTGTGTTCTTTGATGCCTGTGAGAGGAGACGGTACTGGGCTTTGGGCCTGGTGGTTGGGAGTCACCTACTGACATCGGGACTG ACATTCCTGAACCCCTGGTATGAGGCCAGCCTGCTGCCCATCTATGCAGTCACTGTTTCCATGGGGCTCTGGGCCTTCATCACAGCTGGAGGGTCCCTCCGAAGTATTCAGCGCAGCCTCTTGTGTAAGGACTGA
- the APH1A gene encoding gamma-secretase subunit APH-1A isoform 3 (isoform 3 is encoded by transcript variant 3), protein MGAAVFFGCTFVAFGPAFALFLITVAGDPLRVIILVAGKADEGLASLSEDGRSPISIRQMAYVSGLSFGIISGVFSVINILADALGPGVVGIHGDSPYYFLTSAFLTAAIILLHTFWGVVFFDACERRRYWALGLVVGSHLLTSGLTFLNPWYEASLLPIYAVTVSMGLWAFITAGGSLRSIQRSLLCKD, encoded by the exons ATGGGGGCTGCGGTGTTTTTCGGCTGCACTTTCGTCGCGTTCGGCCCGGCCTTCGCGCTTTTCTTGATCACTGTGGCTGGGGACCCGCTTCGCGTTATCATCCTGGTCGCAGG gaagGCAGATGAGGGGTTAGCATCGCTGAGTGAGGACGGAAGATCACCCATCTCCATCCGCCAGATGGCCTATG TTTCTGGTCTCTCCTTCGGTATCATCAGTGGTGTCTTCTCTGTTATCAATATTTTGGCTGATGcacttgggccaggtgtggttggGATCCATGGAGACTCACCCTAttacttcctgacttcag CCTTTCTGACAGCAGCCATTATCCTGCTCCATACCTTTTGGGGAGTTGTGTTCTTTGATGCCTGTGAGAGGAGACGGTACTGGGCTTTGGGCCTGGTGGTTGGGAGTCACCTACTGACATCGGGACTG ACATTCCTGAACCCCTGGTATGAGGCCAGCCTGCTGCCCATCTATGCAGTCACTGTTTCCATGGGGCTCTGGGCCTTCATCACAGCTGGAGGGTCCCTCCGAAGTATTCAGCGCAGCCTCTTGTGTAAGGACTGA